The Haloarchaeobius sp. HME9146 DNA segment ATCGCTCCGACGAGTTCGAGGCCAAACTGCGCGGGAAGACCTACCAGGAGATTCTGGCCGAGGGCGGCGGTATCCTTCGGTCGGTCGAGGCCGTCAGGAAGGCCGACGAGGACACCCTGCTCGCGAACCTCATGTCCCACCTCGACGTGATGCTCGAACACGGCACCACGACGGTCGAGGTGAAGTCGGGTTACGGCCTCGACACCGAGACCGAACTCCGGATGCTCCGGGTCATCGGCCGCGCCGACGAACAGCACCCCGTCGACGTGATTCCGACGTTCATGGGAGCCCACGCCGTCCCGCAGGGGATGGACACCGACGAGTACGTCGATGAGGTCTGTGAGGAACAGATTCCCGCGGTCGCCGAGCAGGGCATCGCGACGTTCTGTGACGTGTTCTGCGAGGAGGGCGTGTTCTCGGTCGAGCAGTCCCGCCGGATTCTCAAGGTGGGCCGCGACCACGGCCTGACGCCGAAGGTCCACGCCGAGGAACTCGCCCACATCGGCGGCACGAAACTCGCCGCCGAGATCGGCGCGACCAGCGCCGACCACCTCCTCTATTCGACCGAGGAGGACGTGGACGCGCTGATCGACGCGAGCGTCGTTCCGGTCCTCCTGCCGGGGACCGCCTTCGGTCTCGGCGAGGAGTACGCCGACGCCCGGATGATGCTCGACCGGGACGCCCCGGTTGCCATCGCGACCGACTTCAACCCGAACTGTCACAGCCACAGCATGGGCTTCGCCCAGTCACTCGCCTGCGTCGGCATGCGCATGACGCCCGCGGAGGCCCTTCGGGCGAGTACGACGAACGCCGCCGCCGCCCTCGACCTGCCCGCCAGACATGGGACGCTCCGGCAGGGCGCACCCGCCGACATCGCGATTCTCGACGCGCCGTCATTCCGGCACGTCTCCTACCAGTACGGGACGAACGTGGTCGAGACCGTGTTCAAGGCTGGCGAGCGGGTCCACGGCTGATCCGGTCCCGGCGCTGGCACCGGAACGCCTTTCATTCTCGAACGAGGCCGACAGATTATGAACACGTCCGAAAAGCGACTGGTACTCCCCAGCGTCGCCATCGCTGGCCTGGTGCTGCTCGTCGGCTCTCTCGGCGTGCGGGTCGGCCAGAGTCTCGTCGTGGGCCGGGGCCTGTCCACGTTCACCGGCTTCGGCTCGAACACGGTACTGACACTCGCTCTCCTGTGCCTCGTCGGCGGGCTCCTCAGCAGGACGACCGCCTCCGGGGGCTTCGCCACCCCGGCGAAACGTCTGTTCCTCGTCGGAGGCTGTCTCGCCGTCCTGGCTGCCGTCATCGCCGTCACACTGGAATCGCTGCCGTCCGACGACCCGGCGGCACTGGTCCCGTTCTACGGGCCGACGGTGGTCACGTCGCTGGGTGTCTTCCTCGTCCTGCGTCTTTGCCTCGCGGCGCGTCCCGCCCTCGCCAGCGACACCCACGTCGACGAGCGCTCTCTCCCGTTTGATGCTGGCCCGCTCGTGACCGCCGCCGTCGTGGCCCTCGCGATGGTGGTGCTCCAGTTGCTCCTGGGCGTCTTCGGCTGGCCGTCGCTGGCGGTTGTGGGAGGTGACCTCTGGAAAGTCGTCTGGATTTCGTTCGCCTTCGTCGCCGCGCCGACCGGGGCCTTCCTCTTTGCACTCGGCGTGGTCTTCCGACGCGAGTTTTCGCTAGCGACCGCCATCGGCGCTGCCGGACTGCTCACTGTCGTCGTGTGTCTGCTCGGCGTCTCGCTGTTCGTGGTCGAACCCGGTGAGACACAGGTGGTGCTGGCCAACGTCGTCGGCCAGCTGCAGTGGGTGGTTCAGTTCGTCGCCGCGGTGCTACTGTTCAGGCCCGTGTTGGCGTTTCGCGCTGGAGCGGGGCAGACGGGCCGTACAAAACAGTCCCGTCACACGGTGGATTCCTGGTGACCGCCGGGGTCAGTACGTGATGACCTCGTAGCCGTCGTCGACCAGTTCCTTGACGCTCGGATGGCCGTCGAACTCGTCCACGCGCTCGACAGCTGCGTCCTCGACGGCATCGTCCTGCTCGAAGGCACCCGCACAGTAGTCACACACCTGCACGTGCTCCTCGAGCGAGTTGTACAGCGCGTGTGCGTCGTGGTCTTCGTCCGACAGCTCGGCGATCCACTGGGTCCCGGCACCGTCGAAGATGAGTTCGACCTCGTCGCCCGCGTCGGCGAACTCCTTGGCTGCCTGCATTCCGTTGACGACACGACCGAGGTCGGCGTGCGATTCTGTACCAGCGAGCACGATGATGGCTGCTTTGGACATCGTGGCTGCCCCTCGGCCCGCCGCCACCTTCAAGCCTGAGCCGTCGTGCGCTTCCGACGCGATTCCGGTGTGAACAACCGTGATGGTTGGCGGTGGGCTCTTGGGTGTCCGACACCTTCTCCCGAGCAGGATGAACGAGGACGACACCGCGGCGCGGCTGCGGGAACTCTACGAGCACCTTCGGGCGACCGAGGAACTCCCGGTCGAGCGGACCGCGAACCGCTGGATCGGTGAGGCAGAGGCGGTCGCTGGAGACCTCGCAGACTCCGACCTGCCCCCCGAGGTGGTCCGCGAGCGCGTGGGCCACGTCGAACACCTGCTGTCACAGGTGGACGGGACCGGCAGCGACGCGGCAGACGAGCACGTCCAGCAGGCGAAAGCACTCGTGTCGACCGTTCTCTCGGAGTGACTGTCGTCGTCCTGCTCGGTCACTCTCGGGTGTTGACCTCTTCGGAGAGACGCTCGTGTGGCCGGCGGAGCGCGCCACTCTCGACCTCGTAGATGTAGCCTCGAACCTCGACGTCGTCGGGGATGAACGGGTGGTTCTGCAATAGTGCGACCTGTTCCTCGCAGGCGTCGTCGATGTCGTCGGTCATACGGACCCAGTCCGCCAGGGAGGCGTCGCCGATGTTCAGAGACGGGAGCGAGGGGTCCAGCGAGACGCTGTCGAGGTCGCCACCGCAGGCGTGTTCGAGGCCCTCGACGACCGCGTCGTCGGGCGCGCTCATCATCCCGCAGTCGGTGTGCTTGACCACGAGTATCTCCTCGGTGTCGAAGAAGTTCGTCGTCAGCGCGGCGCTTCGAATCACGTCGTCGGTCACCTTCCCACCGGCGTTCCGGAAGACGTGTGCGTCGCCGAGTTCGATGCCGAGGACGTCTTCGAGTGGAATCCGCTCGTCCATGCAGGCGACGACCATCAGTTGCCTGTCGTTCGGAATCCCCTTCTGCCGTCGCCGGGCCCAGTCGTCGCGGTCGTCGATGCGCTGTTCGACCCACTCGTGTGCAAGTCCGGGCGTCGGTGGCGTGGTTTCGTCCGTCATCGTACACGACTTCGGCACGAAGGCAGGCACCTCTTTGCCATGAAGTGTCATGGGGGCTGGGGAGGTTTCTCGCTCCCGGGACCGCCCATCAGTTCCACTACCAAACTAGTTCCAGTACCGGGACAGGCCGCGCCATGCCGGCCGACCTGCCGAACTCGGTCCTCTACAAGGTATCGAAGTCTCGGACAGCCGTCTCCGGGCTGTCCGTCTCTGCAGCACGAACGGTCGCGACCGTGGTCACTCTCTTACCTGGTGTATCCAGTCCTCTTCGAGGTAGGAATCGAGACACGGCTCGCAGAGGACGATCTGGAGCGTCCGGTCGGCTTCGCAGACGAGGTCTCGTTCGTGGCCGACCATGCGGTTACAGTTGCTACACTCCTCTTTGGCTGCCTGTGTCCGTTCGTCCCGCCGTTTGAAACTGGGCATCGTGGTAGTAACGCCGGTCCTCCTGGTCGTCAGCCGCGCGAGATGAATCTAGACCAGTGGTTGTCGACCTTGTACCTTGATGTACGGTACCGTCTGGCATATACTGTCCCTTCGGTCGTGAAGCCAACCTCAGGTCAGAGAGGATTTCGAGTGTCCCTAGAGTGGCTCGTCACCCTCGATAATCCGCTCGGCGCGGGCCGCGAGGGCGGGCACGCGGTCCTCCATCAGGGGGTACATCGGGTCGTCGCTGTTGCCCTCCAGATAGCGCCGGAAGAACATCTCGCCCAGCCCGGCGAGCTTGTAGACGGCCAGCGCCCGGTAGAACCGGTCGTGTTCGAAGTCGAAGCCCGTCTGGGCCTCGTACCGGTCGACCAGTTCCCGCCGGGTCGGGTACTCCTCGTTCTCCATGAACGTCGCCGTCAGCTCCGGCACCGCGGGCTCGGGGTCCTTCGCGTCGCGCCAGTACGAGAGCATCCAGCCGAAGTCCGCGAGCGGGTCGCCCAGCGTGCTCATCTCCCAGTCGAACACTGCGACCAGCTCCGGCGGCGTGTCGGGGCCGAACATGACGTTGTCCAGTTTGTAGTCACCATGGACCAGCGTCTCCGGGTGGTCCTCGGGGACGTTCTCCTGCAGCCACTCGCCGACCCGCCGGAGCGTCGGGACGGTCCGCTCCTCGGCGGTTACCTGGAACGCCCAGTCGAGTTGCTTCTGCCAGCGGTCGACCTGTCGCTGGGTGTAGCCGGCGGCACGCCCGAACTCGTCGAGCCCGACCGATTCGAGGTCGACCGAATGGATGCTCGCGAGGGTGTCCACGAGCTCCTCGCCGATTCGCTGGCGGTGCTCGGGCGTGGCGAACGCCTCGGGCTCCGTGTCCCTGAGTACGTGTCCCTCGACGCGGTCCATGACGTAGAAGTCGGCCCCGAGAACCTCGTGGTCGTCGCAGGCGAGGACGGTCGTCGGGACTGGGACCGCCGTCTCCTGCAGCGCGTCCATCACCCGGTACTCCCGGAGCACGTCGTGGGCCGTGTCCGCGGTCTCGCCCGGCGGCGGCCGCCGGATGACGAGCTCCCGGTCGCCCCAGGTCACGAACAGCGTCTCGTTCGAGTGGCCCTCCTGGTGGTGTTCGACCGAGAAGGCCGATGCGTCGCCGAGTTCACGGCGCAGGTACGACTCCAGGGCGTCCTCGTCGACGAGTCGCTCGAAGTAGGACTCGTCGGTGTGTGGGTCGGTCACAGGTTTCCCTCCATTCCTACATACCTTTGCAACTTTCCGCCTGTTATAGATTTACACACCTCGAGTGTGTTGCCGGTGGTATGGAGTACACCGATTCCGAGACCGCACGAGACCTCGCGGCCCGGGCGCGAGCGTTCGTCGAAGAGTACGTCATCCCCGTCGAGCG contains these protein-coding regions:
- the hutI gene encoding imidazolonepropionase, which gives rise to RSDEFEAKLRGKTYQEILAEGGGILRSVEAVRKADEDTLLANLMSHLDVMLEHGTTTVEVKSGYGLDTETELRMLRVIGRADEQHPVDVIPTFMGAHAVPQGMDTDEYVDEVCEEQIPAVAEQGIATFCDVFCEEGVFSVEQSRRILKVGRDHGLTPKVHAEELAHIGGTKLAAEIGATSADHLLYSTEEDVDALIDASVVPVLLPGTAFGLGEEYADARMMLDRDAPVAIATDFNPNCHSHSMGFAQSLACVGMRMTPAEALRASTTNAAAALDLPARHGTLRQGAPADIAILDAPSFRHVSYQYGTNVVETVFKAGERVHG
- a CDS encoding DsrE family protein, whose translation is MSKAAIIVLAGTESHADLGRVVNGMQAAKEFADAGDEVELIFDGAGTQWIAELSDEDHDAHALYNSLEEHVQVCDYCAGAFEQDDAVEDAAVERVDEFDGHPSVKELVDDGYEVITY
- a CDS encoding carbonic anhydrase, which codes for MTDETTPPTPGLAHEWVEQRIDDRDDWARRRQKGIPNDRQLMVVACMDERIPLEDVLGIELGDAHVFRNAGGKVTDDVIRSAALTTNFFDTEEILVVKHTDCGMMSAPDDAVVEGLEHACGGDLDSVSLDPSLPSLNIGDASLADWVRMTDDIDDACEEQVALLQNHPFIPDDVEVRGYIYEVESGALRRPHERLSEEVNTRE
- a CDS encoding phosphotransferase family protein produces the protein MTDPHTDESYFERLVDEDALESYLRRELGDASAFSVEHHQEGHSNETLFVTWGDRELVIRRPPPGETADTAHDVLREYRVMDALQETAVPVPTTVLACDDHEVLGADFYVMDRVEGHVLRDTEPEAFATPEHRQRIGEELVDTLASIHSVDLESVGLDEFGRAAGYTQRQVDRWQKQLDWAFQVTAEERTVPTLRRVGEWLQENVPEDHPETLVHGDYKLDNVMFGPDTPPELVAVFDWEMSTLGDPLADFGWMLSYWRDAKDPEPAVPELTATFMENEEYPTRRELVDRYEAQTGFDFEHDRFYRALAVYKLAGLGEMFFRRYLEGNSDDPMYPLMEDRVPALAARAERIIEGDEPL